GGCACTGTCAGCTGCTAACGCAACCGCTGACTTGTTCAAGATAGCGATTTCGGCTGTCATCCTGTCAGTTCTTGTAACTGGTTTGAATCGTCTTTCGCAAGTGCGATAATATCGCCGTTCATCACTGCTGGCGCGATGTCAGGTCGTTCGCATCAGTTTTCCCGCCTTCGCCTTCACTGCGTCATCCATCTCGATGAGTGGCGGCGGAAGTTGGCTGAGTGTGGATGGTTGAGGGTTGAGCCACAGGAGTTTCTCCGTCGCGTCAATACCGGGTTTGCTGCCGGTGGTGATTTCACTCGTTGCGTGGTTGAGGTTCATGGTTTGATTCGCAAGGCGCGAAAGCGGTTTAACATTCCTCGCATCAGCGGCGCGAACACCCACGGGCATATCCGAGACATCCACCACGCCGCGCGGGAGGAGAACGGAAACACGATCAGTTCCTGATTGCGCGCGACTCCGCGCAGGATGCCTTTCGCCGCCTGGCCCGGCTCGATCGCCCAGCGCAAGGGAAGCTGGGCCAAATGGTCCTCCTTCCGCACGTTCCAATACACATTGTGTTCGCCCATGTTCGTTCGCACCAGGCCCGGACAGGCCACGCTCACCTTCACTCCCAACCCGGCCGCTTCCACGCGCAGTGACGTCGAGAAACCGATGATGGCCCATTTCGTGGTGCTGTACGCCGTGATAATCGGCGTCGGCATCAAACCGGTCATGGACGACATATTCACGATGTGCCCAAAGCCCTGGCGCAGCATCACGGCATACGCCGCCATCGTGCCATGCACCACGCCCAACAGGTTCACGTCCACCACGCGCCGGAAATCCGCAACGTTGCCATCACGAAGTTCGCCCACGATGGCGACCGCGGCGTTGTTGAACATGTAATCCAGTCGCCCGTGAGCAGCCACGATTTTACTCACCAGATGCTGGACTTCCGCCTCACGCGACACGTCCAACTGCGCCGCCTCGGCGCGCCCCCCGTGCTCTCGAATGGCTGCCGCGACTTCCTCCGCTTTACCAATATTGATGTCGGCGACAACGGCGAACGCGCCGTCAGAAGCAAGTTGTTCGCACAGGGCGCGGCCAATGCCGGACGCTCCGCCGGTCACGATCGCAACGCAATTGGCCAGTTCGTGCATTGGTGCAGTTAATCGTCAGTCCCCGAAAAGCGCAGTGATTTTCTTTCGTACGTTTCATTCAGCCCACGGATGTCACCAACGCGCGGCGGCTGGTGGGATCGGAACAGTTCCAATTCCACTTCCGGCGCCCTTAATTCATTGGCGGTTGCGGCCCATCCCTCCTGACGCACGCCGCGCGACAAATCGACGCCGGGTTTGTTCAAACTTACAGAAGTTTTTCCTCAAACTCTCGCGAGCGCTGCCGCCAACAACAGTGTATTTTTCGGAGGTTGCACGCCCGAGCAGGCGTGCAGGTAGCGACGGGAGAAAGGAATATCATGAAAACGAAACAGATTGTGGTTTGCATGGTAATGGCGGGTGGTTTCAGCGTCGGTGTTTTCAACGCTCTTGCGCTGCACGAAATCTCAGCTTCCGTGGAAATACGGGCGGAAGCTGACTTTTACGCGCCGCTGGAGGCGCAGGGCGTCTGGGTTGAAGTGGGCTCCTACGGTCGTTGCTGGCATCCCGCGCGTGTCGAAGCGGGCTGGCGGCCGTATGCCGTCGGCCACTGGGTGTGGACCGACGATTGCGGCTGGTACTGGGTCAGCGACGAACCCTGGGCGTGGGCCTGCTATCATTACGGGCGCTGGGTGTATGATCCGCGCGCCGGGTGGGTCTGGGTGCCGGGCGTCGAATGGGGGCCGGCATGGGTCGCGTGGCGCGTCGGCGGAGGCTATGTGGGCTGGGCGCCATTGCCGCCGCACGTTGAGTTCGGTCGCGGTGAAGTGATACTCGCCTCACGCGTGACGGTGGCGCCGGAACATTTCGTCTTTGTCGAGGCGAACCACTTCCATGATCGGATCACGCCCGCGTCCGTGATCGTAAACAACAAGACGGTCATCAGCAAAACGACGCTCCTCACCAACATCAAGCGGGCGGACCGGACTTTCTCCGGCACCGCACCTCAGCGGGTCGTGGTGAATGAAGGGCCCGGTTTGAGCGCCATGCAAAAGGCGACGGATCAAAAAATTCGCAAGGCGGAAATCCGCGAAATGGTCCGGCAGACGCCCGCCCCGGAGGCGGTGACCCGCCGGGGCCAGCCGGGACGCGGTCCGGAAGCGGCGCAGACTGCCGCAAGGCCGGAGAAGGAGCGAAATCAGGGTGGCAGGGACATCGCGCCTCCGCAGGGAAAATCTGCCAACGACGATGACTCCTCTGATCGCGAGAAAGGACACGGTGGAGACGGAGAAAAAGGAAAAGGGCGCGGGTCAAAGAAACGTTGACCCGAACCGCCAGTGAACGACGCGCGGAGCAACGCCAGCTCCGCGCGTTTTTTTTGCGATCGCGGCCCTGGATATCACAGTCCATCCTTGACCACGTCCGAAGCTGCCCCACTATCCCGGCGAACTTTCCCGCCTGAATTCGCAAACAGGAAGTGAAGTCCATTATGCGTATGAGAAACCTCTTTTGTGTTGTGGCGGCGATTTTGTCGGCAGTCGAACTCGCCGCGCAGCCGGCTCGTGTCGAACCGGTCCGCGGTCCCTTTTGGTCCGGCACCGTTCGCGGCAAAGGCCGGAATGAAATCCTTGCGGACAAAGGCATCGTGATCACGGTTGGCGCGGACAAACGCGCGTATGTTTGCTACGACACGGACCTGATGCGGCTGTCCCTGGTATGGACGGGAGACTTTCTCGAGTTCGGAAACACGCTTTCACGCATTGAATGGCCGCCCCCGCCCCAGGTGAAAGGCGATCCGCTCTTCGGCACGCGCCCGGGTCCGGGCTGGGCAAAGGACGGAGACTTCACCGACCCCCGTCGAGATCATCAGGGACCGTTGCCGAAAGACCGGGCGCATTATCGAGGACTCCATGTGCATGGCGACAACGTGATTTTGTCATACACGGTCGGCGACTGCGAGGTGCTCGAAATGCCGGGTGTCGAGAATACTGAAACGGGCGTCGTTTTCACGCGGACGTTCCAAGTCGGCAGATCGTCTGCTCCCCTGACGCTGCTGGTGGCGGAAGCCGGCCAGGCGGCGAAGAGCGACGGGAAATCCGGACCCGCAGCCGGGAACGTGGCTGTCCTGATGGATGCCGCGGGCGCGGGCGGCGGCGTGATCGCGGCAGGTCTGCGAGGGACGTTGGAAGGCGCGGCCTGGGAAAACGTGAACGGCCGGATTCATCTAAAACTTCCGCCGCTCAAAGATCCCGCCCGGTTTCAACTCGCCATCTGGCGCGGTCCGCAGAAAGACCTCACCCGGACGGCTACCGGTCTGATCACCCGAGGCCCCGCGGTGGACCTTGCGGGTTTCTGCAACGGCGGCCCGGCGCATTTTCCAGAACCGGCCGTGACGCGGGGTGTCCGCGGGACCGGTGACGGCCCTTATATCGCGGATACTCTGACCGAGCCGTATCCAAACCCGTGGAACGTCCATACGTTTTTCGGCGGTTTCGATTTTTTCGCCGACGGACGGGCGGCGACCTGCACATTTCACGGCGATGTTTTCATCGTGTCCGGGATTGACGATTCGCTGGAGAAGCTGACCTGGCGGCGCTTCGCCACCGGGATGTTTCAACCCCTTGGCTTGAAGATCGTCGATGACACCGTTTATGTGCTGGGCCGCGACCAGATCACGCGCCTGCACGATTTGAACCACGACGGCGAGGCCGATTTCTACGAGAACTTCAACAACGACGTCATTGTCACGCCGAATTATCACGAATTTGCGCTCGACCTGCACACCGACTCGAAAGGCAACTTTTATTTCGCCAAAGGCGCGCCCTGGGAGCCGGAGGTGACTTCGCCGCACCAGGGCTGCCTGTTCAAAGTCTCGAGGGACGGCGCAAAGTTCGAAGTGATTGCCACGGGATTCCGCGCGCCAAACGGAATGACCGTCGGTCCTCATGACGAGATCACCGTCAGCGACAACCAGGGCCATTGGATGCCCTCGAGCAAGTTGAATTGGATCCGGGAAGGCGGCTTTTATGGAATGACCCCCTCCGCGCATCGCGACCTCGAGCTGCGCCGCAACGGCACCAACTTCACCGCCAACCCGAGCGATCCGCGGGTTCGCGCGAAATATGGTTTCCGCGGCTGGGACGCCGATTCCCCCATTCCCGATCATTACGATCTGCCGTTCTGCTGGCTGCCCATGAGCATGGACAACTCCAGCGGCGGGCAGGTCTGGGTGACCGGCGACAAATGGGGACCGTTGAAGGACCATTTGCTCTTTATGTCCTACGGCAAATGCACGCTGTTCGAAGTCATGAAGGAGGACGTTGACGGCGTGACGCAAGGCGGCATGGTGCAACTGCCGTTGAAGTTTAATTCGGGTCTGATGCGCGGCCGGGTGAATCCGCGCGACGGCCAGGTCTATCTTTGCGGGTTGAAGGGCTGGCAGACGAGCGCGACACGGGACGGCGGATTTTACCGGGTCCGCTTCACCGGGAAACCCGTCCACCTGCCGTCAGCGCTTCACGCCATGAAAAACGGAATGGAAATCGCATTCGCCTCGCCGCTGGATGACAAGTCCGCGACGGATGCCCAGAACTACAGTGTCGAACAATGGAACTACCTGTGGACTGGCAACTATGGTTCTCCCGACTTTTCGGTAAGAAACCCGGCGGAGAAGAAGCACGACCGGCCCGAAGTCAAATCGGCACGGCTCTCCGCCGACAAGAAAACGGTGTTTCTGGAGATTCCGGATATCCGGCCGTGCGATCAGATGAAGATCCGGTTCAACATTGACGCCGCCGACGGCACGCCGGTTTCTCAGGAGATCTACAACACCATTTACAAGCTCGGACGGGAAAGGAAACTCGGCACAAACTGAAGTGCGGGCCGTGATGGATGTTCCGGGACGGAAAGGAATTCAATTCGTTGACCTCGCGAGCGGCAGAGAAGCCCCGCCGTTACTTTCCATCAAGCGCGCGCCAGAGATACCAGGCGGCGACGGAACGGAACGGACGCCAGCGCTCGCCGTGCTCAAGCAGCTCCGCCGGCTCCGGCAACCCTTTGCGTTTGTAAGTAACGGCAAAACCCTTGCGCACGCCAAAATCGGTCGCCGGAAGGACGTCCAGCCGCCCGAGCGTGAAAATCAGTAGCATCTCCACCGTCCACGGCCCGACGCCGCGAATGACCGTGAGCCGTTCGACGATCTCCTCGTTGCTCAGCCGGGCGATCACACGCGAGGAGGGAACAACCCCTTCGATTGTTTTTGCGGCGATGTCCTTCACGGCGGCGGTTTTTGCGCGCGACAGACCCGCGCCGCGCAGCCGCCGGTCCGGCGTCGCAAGCAAATCTTCCGGCGTGGGAAATGTCCGGTCAGGGTAAAGCGCGATGACACGATTCAGGATGGCGGTTGCGGCGGTCCCGTTGAGCTGTTGATGGGCGACCGCACGGACAAGCGAGCGAAAGGGCGTGTGGCGCCTGCGCGACTTCAACTCGCACGGGCCGACCTTGCGGATGAGGCGGGCCAGGACCTTGTCCGAGTTGACCAGATGTTCGATGGCTGTTTCGTGCATGGGATCCGCGTTAATCATCTGGCCAAAATCAGAATCTGAAGGTAACAACATTCGCCATGAAAAAATCACCCCTGGCGACACTTTTGTTTCTCGGAGCTTTGGCCGGCTGCTCGACAACCGGCGGCGGACAGTTGAAATCGCTTTTTAACGGACGCGATCTCACGGGTTGGGTGGCGATGTATGGCGGTGAATGGGCGGTTGAAGACGGCCTCCTCGTTGGTCGCAATGGCAGGGACTGGAGCACGAACCCGGAGAAAAGCGGCTCCTGGCTCCGCACAACCAAACAATACGGCGATTTCGTCCTCGAACTGGACTACGCCATCAACGACGGCGGCAACAGCGGCATCTTCATCCGTTCCGCCCTCGAAAAGAACCCCGCGTTTACCGGACACGAAATGCAAATCCTCGCCGACCACGGCCGCCAGCCGACCAAGGGCTCGGCGGGTTCGCTCTACGACGTCGTCCCCGCCAGGAAAAACATGTCGAAACCCGCCGGCGAATGGAACCATGTGCGCATTGAAACCCATGGACGACGAATTCAGATCAGTTGGAATGGCGAGCAGACCATCGATTACGAAACCGACCGCCTGACCCGGGGTTATATCGGTCTGCAAAACCACGATACAACATCGGTGGTCAAATTTCGGAATATCCGGATCCAGGAGCTGTGACGTTTTCGGCTTTCTACGGACGAGGAAGCCGCTCCCACCGCGATCGGTCTCAGGTGTCGGGCAGGCCGGACAACAAACCCATCAGTTGTTTCGCGAATTCAGCTCCGACACCTTTCTCCTCGTGTTTGAAGTAAACAAAGACATCGCGCAAACCTTTCCGGTTTTGCGCGATCTTTTCCGCCCAGCACGCAATGTCGGCGTCGCGATACCCCTCATCGCGCAGTCGGAAGTAACCAAAATCCGCGGTGAGCACGATGGGAGTGGCCATTCGCTCGCTGTCCGCGATGCACAGCGCCGCGTTCTTCGACTTGAACAGCGCGAACACTTCATCGTCGTGCCACGAACTGTGGCGAAACTCGAAGGCGACTCGAACGCCATGGGGCAGCGCTTCCATGAAATCGGCCAGAACCGGGATGTCCCTGGCGAAACCGGGCGGCAGTTGAAACAGCACAACACCGAGTTTGGAATTCAGGGCCGGCAACGTGTTGCAAAATGCGCCCAGCACTTTCTCACAGTCGCGCAACCGGCGGAAGTGAGTGATCTCCTGCGGCGCCTTCAGGGTGAACTTGAATTCCAGCGGCGTCGCGATGACCCAGCGCTCGAGAATTTCAACAGTGGGCATGCGGCGAAACGTGTAATTGATTTCCGTGGTTGGAAAGTGCTCCGCGTAATACGGCAGCATTTTGGAAATCGGAAGTTTGTCGGGATAGAAACTTCCCCGCCATTCCGGATATTGAAAACCCGAAGTGCCAACCCAAAGCATGGCGCGGACTGTAGCAGCGGCGTTCAAGTTTACCAGTGCGGGTTTGCATCTTCCGCCTTTTCTGCGCCCGGCCGATGCTCCAATCTCGCCGCATGAGTTGTCGTTCCTCGGTCCTGCGCCCGGTCGGGGCGCTGTGCCTGCTCGTCTGTTTTCCGGGCGCGCGACCGGCCGCGCACGCCGGATCAACGGTTGCAGACGCCCCGCAACGCCTGCCTCGGACGAACCTGATGGTTTTTCGAGGCACCAAAGGCGCCGTCCTGCCGGTCAAATCCGTTCGCGACTGGCAGAAACGACGGGCCGAAATCCTTCGCGCCATGCAAGAAATCATGGGACCGCTGCCGGAAAAACGGAAGCGCTGTCCTCTTGATGTGAAGATCGAAGAGGAGGTGGACTGCGGCGAATATGTGAGGCGCTTCCTTACTTATGTGTCCGAACCCGGCTCGCGCGTCCCGGCATATCTGCTGGTCCCAAAATCGGTGCTGGCCGGTAAAATCAAGGCACGAGGTGTTCTTTGCCTGCACCAGACCCATCGGCTCGGACAGAAGGTCGTCGTCGGTCTCGGCAACAGTCCGAACGACGAGTACGGCGTCGAGCTTGTGAAACGCGGTTACGTCTGCCTGGCTCCGCCGTACCCGCTACTGGCTGACTACAATCCCGATCTCAAAGCGCTCGGCTACCCGAGCGGCACGATGAAGGCGATCTGGGACAACATTCGCGGTCTGGACTTGCTGGAGTCACTGCCGTTCGTGAAGCGCGGCGCATTCGGCGTCATCGGACATTCGCTCGGCGGTCACAACGCCATCTTCACGGCGGTGTTCGACGAACGCATCAAGGTGATCGTCTCCAGTTGCGGCTTCGATTCCTTCGTTGACTATTACGGGGGCGATCCAGAGGTTTGGAAACCCGAACATGGCTGGTGCCAGACACGGTACATGCCCAGGCTCGCGAAATACGCGGGACGATTGGACGACCTTCCGTTCGATTTTACTGAACTCATCGGTGCGCTCGCGCCGCGAAACGTCTTCATCAACGCGCCGCTGGGCGATACAAATTTCAAATCGCGCAGCGTGGATGCCATTGCGAACGCCGCCCTGCCGGTTTTTGAGCTGTACCGTGCGCCGAAGAACCTCCGCGTTGAACATCCTGATTGCGGGCATTTATTTCCACGCGAGGTGCGGGCGATGGCTTACAAACTTTTCGACAACCATCTAAAATGAACGCGCCAATTCCCTCTGTGATGAACCGAATTGCTTCGACACCCGAACCGCCGTACTACGCGGTAGTTTTCACCTCGCAGCGCACTGAATCCGACGACGCGGGCTACGGCGAGATGGCCGCGCGCATGGTCGAACTGGCCGGCCAACAGCCCGGCTTCCTGGGCGTTGAATCCGTGCGTGACGCCGACGGCCTCGGCATCACCGTTTCGTATTGGAAAAGTCTCGACGCAATCAGGAACTGGAAACGGAACGAAGAACACCTCGTCGCACAGGCGAAGGGAAAGTCGGATTGGTATCAGCATTACCGGCTGCGGATTTGCAAAACGGAGCGGGAGTATGGACTCGAGCAACCGGTCGGAACCGCATCTTGACACGAATTGCGTAAATCAACGCAGGTTCGCATTTCTGGTTTAACTCGATTCATGCCGCTATAATTTGAGCAGCCTCTTCGTGTTCTCAAAGAGAATTTTTCTTTCGATGGCCTTGCTCGGCGCGAAGCGGCGAATCGCTGCGATGATCTGTGCGCCCTGACATTTCTCTCCTGAGCCGACCGTGTCTTCGCAATCGCTGCCAAAGACGAGTTTGTTCTGGTGTCGTTCCAGAAACCCGGGCGTGAACTCCGGGTCGCGCGTCAGCCCGTTCAACCCCGAGCCGGCCGAGCAATCGCCGAACATGTTCGGATAATCCGACAGGAGACGGTCGGTGATGCCCCCCGGCGTCACCCCGCCTTTCGGGTAAAGCACGGCCTGGTCTGCATGGTTCTTGTCGATGTTGGCCCACCAGGTCTGGGCGTGGCCGATGAAGTTCACCTTCGGATACTTCTCCAGAACCTTGTGAAACCGTTCGATGTGGAGGTTATACGTCTCGTGTTGGAAATGCAGCAGCACCGGCACGCCATGGGCCTGCGCGAGTTCAGCCACGCGCCCGATGTAAACCGAATCGCAGTCCACGCTGAACTTCTGCTCGCCAATACCGCGCGCGCCGAGCTTCAAATACTTCTCCATCTCCGCCTTTGCTTCGGGCAGGTCAGGCACTTCATTGGTGAAAAACAGAAACTCTTTTGGATGCCCCCGGGCCAGATTTACGACCGACTCGTTGCCGTAGCACTCGGCCTGGAGGCCGTTGGCCTTGCCCTCGAGCGTCGAGGAGCGAATCACGGTCGAGCCCGCCGGCAGCAACACCGTGAGCGACACGCCCATCGTCTTCTGGTGTCGGATCAAATCCTCATCCGAACGACCGTGGTAGTGCGTGTGTTGATGGATGTCGATGATCGGGTCAGCCTTCGCATCCCCCTCGGCCCCGACCAGACTCATTCGCGGGGCCAGCGTCAGTGTCGCGGACACGCCGATGAACCGGCGGCGGGACAGTTTCACTGGACAGGGCGCGGCCATCGCATGTGGTTTGGCGGGGAAAGGTTTGCCGGTTTTCTCCCGCAGTTCAAACTCGAATTGAGGTTCCCGGGATTTTATTGCTTCCGTGAAGCGCGTTTGTTGTCCCATCATCCGGTTGATGAAGCCTTGCAGCAAGTGGAGAGTCGCACTGGCATTGTTCCTGGTGTTCTCGCTCCGCGCTTTCGCCGCCGAACCGGAAGTGTCCGATCAGGATCTTCCCCGCGTCCCTCCGACCGAGCCGGACAACGCGTTGTCCACGTTCCAGGTCAAAAAGGGTTTCCGCCTCGAACTGGTCGCCGCCGAGCCGCTGGTCGTTGACCCGATTGCGATGTCGTTCGACGAAGATGGGAGGCTGTTCGTCGTCGAGATGCGCGATTATTCCGAGCGCCGAAACGAAACGCCGCACCTTGGCCGGATCCGCATGCTCGAAGACACGGACGGCGACGGCCGCTTCGACAAAAGCACGGTTTACGTGGACAAACTGCCGTGGCCGACTGCGGTGTTTTGCTACAACGGCGGCGTGTTCGTGGGCGCAACACCGGACATTCTTTATTGCAAGGACATGAACGGCGATGGCGTGGCGGACACGCGCGAGGTGGTTTTCACGGGCTTCGCCAGCGATTACGCGCCTTTCGAGACGAACCGCCTGAATGTCCAGGCCCTGATGAACTCGTTCAACTGGGGACTCGATAACCGCATCCACGGTTCCGCCAGCATGAGCGGCGGCAAGGTGGTTTGCGCCAGGCAACCCGGAAACGCACCGGTTGATTTGCGCGGCAAGGATTTCTCGTTTGATCCGCGTACGCTGGACTTCCGCGCTGAAAGCGGCGGCGGGCAGCACGGGATGAGCTTCGACAATCGCGGAAGAAAATTTGTCTGCAGCAACAGCGACCACATCCAGCTCGTGATGTATGAAGACCGCTACCTGGCGCGAAACCCTTATTTCACCATGCCCCCACCGCGCATGAGCATTGCGGCGGACGGGCCGGCAGCTGAAGTTTTCCGTATCAGCCCGGACGAACCGTGGCGCGTCATCCGTACACGCTGGCGCGTCACCGGTCTCGCGACCGGGCCGGTTGAAGGCGGCGGACGACCTTCGGGTTATTTCACCGGCGCAACGGGAGCGACGATCTATCGCGGCGATGCGTTCCCTGAAGATTACCGGGAGAACGCGTTTATCGCGGACTGCGGCAGCAATCTGGTTCATCGGAAAAAACTTTATCCGGACGGAGTCGGCCTCGTTGCGCGGCGGGCGGAGGACGAACAGAAAACCGAATTCCTCGCCAGCCGCGACAACTGGTTTCGCCCGGTGCAGTTCGCCAACGCGCCCGATGGGACGCTCTACATCGCGGACATGTACCGCGAAGTCATCGAGCATCCGTGGTCGCTGCCGGAGTCAATCAAGAAGCACCTTGATTTGAACAGCGGCAACGACCGTGGCCGCATTTACCGCGTTGTGCCCGAAGGTTTCAAACAGCCGAAGCTGCCGCATCTGAGCGACGCGACAACGCAGGAACTCGTCGCACTGTTGGAAAGTCCAAACGGCTGGCACCGCGACACCGCCGCACGCCTGCTTTGCGAACGACAGGACAAATCAGCTGTGTCGTCGCTGGAAAAACTGTTCAAAACATCCAAATCACCGCTGGCACGGATGCACGCGTTGTATGGGCTGGACGGGTTGGGAGCATTGTCGCAAACGCATCTTTTGAAAGCACTGAACGACCACGATGCTTTGGTGCGAGAGCACGCGGTGCGATTGACTGAGCAGTTTGCTCCGCGCACCGACGCCATTACGCGACCGCTTTGGAAAAAAGCCGCCTCGTTGTCCCGCGATCCCGATATTCGGGTGCGCTATCAACTTGCCTTCGCACTCGGTCAATCCAAGAACCCTGCAAGGATCAAGGCCCTCGCCGAAATCGCGCGTCACGACGCTGATGATCGTTGGATGCGGGCCGCCGTCCTGAATTCGTTGAAGTACGGCGCCGGCGAAATGTTCAGGGAGTTGATCGGCGACGCACGGTTTCGAGGCTCACACGGGGCGCCGGAATTCCTCCGGCAACTAGCCGGTGTCATCGGAACGAAGAATGACCCCGTGGACGTCGGAGCCGTGTTGAACGTTCTGGCGAACAACGCCGATTCCGACGTCGAGTTTCTCTCCGCCCGCGGGTTGGGCGACGGCCTGCGCAACGCCGGCAGTTCGCTGGGGGGCGTTGACGCAGCCGGAAAACTGAAGTCAATGTTCGCGCGCGCGGCAACGATGGCGGGGGATGCGAGAACCCCCGGGCGAACGCGAATTCAAGCAATCCAGTTGCTCGCTTTGACCAGCTTTGACCGGGCGGGAGGGACTCTGTCGTCATTGCTCGGCTCGGCTCAATCGGAGCCGGTCCAGGAGGCCGCGCTCGAAGCGCTGGGCAAGTTTGCCGATTCACGAGTCAGCGAAGCGGTGTTGACGAACTGGCACCGGCTCACCGCGCGCGTTCGCGGTGAGGGAGTGGCGGTGATGCTGACGCGACCGGAGAGAACACTGGCTTTATTCAAAGCCATTGAGCAACGAACCGTCTCACCATCGGAGGTTACCGCGCAACAGTTGCAGATGCTGCGAGGACACCGGGACCCGAGAATCCGCGAGCAAGCGATTCGATTGTTCGGCGCGAAGCCAACGGCCGGGCGTGATGAAGTCGTTAAGACGTTTCTACCCGCGTTGCAACTGCGCGGCGATCCAGTGAACGGCAAAAGGATTTATCTGGAACGTTGCGCAACCTGCCA
This genomic window from Candidatus Angelobacter sp. contains:
- a CDS encoding PVC-type heme-binding CxxCH protein, producing MKPCSKWRVALALFLVFSLRAFAAEPEVSDQDLPRVPPTEPDNALSTFQVKKGFRLELVAAEPLVVDPIAMSFDEDGRLFVVEMRDYSERRNETPHLGRIRMLEDTDGDGRFDKSTVYVDKLPWPTAVFCYNGGVFVGATPDILYCKDMNGDGVADTREVVFTGFASDYAPFETNRLNVQALMNSFNWGLDNRIHGSASMSGGKVVCARQPGNAPVDLRGKDFSFDPRTLDFRAESGGGQHGMSFDNRGRKFVCSNSDHIQLVMYEDRYLARNPYFTMPPPRMSIAADGPAAEVFRISPDEPWRVIRTRWRVTGLATGPVEGGGRPSGYFTGATGATIYRGDAFPEDYRENAFIADCGSNLVHRKKLYPDGVGLVARRAEDEQKTEFLASRDNWFRPVQFANAPDGTLYIADMYREVIEHPWSLPESIKKHLDLNSGNDRGRIYRVVPEGFKQPKLPHLSDATTQELVALLESPNGWHRDTAARLLCERQDKSAVSSLEKLFKTSKSPLARMHALYGLDGLGALSQTHLLKALNDHDALVREHAVRLTEQFAPRTDAITRPLWKKAASLSRDPDIRVRYQLAFALGQSKNPARIKALAEIARHDADDRWMRAAVLNSLKYGAGEMFRELIGDARFRGSHGAPEFLRQLAGVIGTKNDPVDVGAVLNVLANNADSDVEFLSARGLGDGLRNAGSSLGGVDAAGKLKSMFARAATMAGDARTPGRTRIQAIQLLALTSFDRAGGTLSSLLGSAQSEPVQEAALEALGKFADSRVSEAVLTNWHRLTARVRGEGVAVMLTRPERTLALFKAIEQRTVSPSEVTAQQLQMLRGHRDPRIREQAIRLFGAKPTAGRDEVVKTFLPALQLRGDPVNGKRIYLERCATCHRIGSQGNAVGPDLMTVKTAGKATLLVNILDPNREVAPGYLNYTVDTKSGESLSGLIASESATSVTLRGPNGTGTVVLRSQIARLQPSGQSLMPEGLEAGLTPQDMSDLLEFLVVADYSAR